The Deltaproteobacteria bacterium PRO3 genomic interval AATACAGCAACTTGATATTAGAACCAACGATGAGACCTTACCGGGTGAGTTAGCTTCTTCAATTAATCAAAGGGGTGCACAATGGATATTCGATCCATCCTTCGAGACGTCTCTTTCAGAATCTACTCAATCATCGATAGTGTTTTCTCCGCCGAAAATCTGCCGGTTAGGGAAGATGACCCTCGAGTTTTACATGACAATTATCTTCCGGTTTCTCGGAATCAAATATTGAGGGATGCCTTTTCGGTGAGTTCTTCAGAGAAAGAATGGCAGAAACAATCCCCATGGTTATTTTCTCCTTGGGGTTTATTGTCGATTGCGGGTTGCGGAGGAGATGATCTTAACGACGGCTATGGTGGATCTGACTCCGGTGATGTTCCTCCCGACGGAGGGATGAAGGATCCCTCCCAAATAGACGCCGATGGAGATGGATTTTATGCAGATATCGATTGCGATGATTTTAATTCCAAAATTATTCCGTTAAAAAATAATGATACGGTCACTGTCCGACAGAGTGTCAAGATCTGTCCAGGGAGTTATGAAAAAGCCAAATTGTTTATTGGGGCAAATACAGATTCGTTGCCGATCGAAATATTGGCCGAAGGCGTGAGTTTAAACAACGCAACCATTGGAAATTCCGTTTTGTTTGACAATGTGTCAAATGCAACACTTGTCGGGTTGAATGTTTTTTCAAGTGGGAGTGCGATCGTCAGAATTAATGGTGGAGAAAAGAACACCGTTAAAAACATGGTAATAGGCGGCGAATACGGAGAGGGCCTGGTTATTGATAATAGTCGGTATTCAAAGGTGTTATCCACTAGATTTTATGGATTATATCATGATGACGGTTATATTAGCATTAGAAATGGGAGCGATAATTCAGTGGAGAATTCCACTTTCGAAGGAACGGGTTTGAATCATGGCGTCGTGATCTCCTCGAGTAGCAACAATCATATAAGAAACAACGTGATGACAGGGGCGTTTATTTACCTTTCTCCCACTTCTGGAAAAAACGAGGTTTATAGAAATACTATTAAGCAAGTTTCAGAGGGGAGCGGTGTGAAAGTATTCGGAGATGAAAACAGCATTACGGAAAATATCAGTCAAAATAATCCCATTGGAATATTTTTAGATGGCAATGCCTGCGGTAATACGGTTAAATTCAATGATGTGAGGTTTAATAGTCTCTACGGCATTGATGGTCATGACGTTTGTCCTAATGTAATCAGCGATAACCAAGAATAAAATCAGTAAGAATGGTTTTTTTCTCCTTTTTCAAATTTGCAAAAATGCCCAGTTTATTCGGGGATTGCAATGCGGGATTTTTCCCCTTTGCCGCTAAAACCAATTCGGAATAAATGCCCCGGCCTATGAGAGTCAATATTGGGTTTTTCGGAGTTGATGGTGCCCGATTTCGGTCCGGTCGTGCGTTAATAGAACAGTCTCCTCCGCCTTGAATCGAGTGGGAAAAGGCTTTAGGCGCGTCGGGTTCGGATCACAATATTATTATCAAGTTACTACCCGCCCGCCTCCCGCTTCGCGTCGATTTCCTTCCACTGCTCCAAGGTCAGGGCGCCGGGGAGGGCGGGTTTCTTTTCGGCGATGGTGGGGTATTTTTCGCATTCCTTGGCGTTGACCTCGATCCAGGCCTGGTACTTCTTCGGGACCTCCGACTCGGCGTAGATCGCCTCGACGGGGCACTCGGCGACGCAGAGGTTGCAGTCGATGCAGGTGGCCGGATTGATGTAGAGCATCTCCGGGCCCTCGTGGAAGGCCTCGACGGGGCAGACGACGGCGCAGTCGGTGTACTTGCATTTAACG includes:
- a CDS encoding right-handed parallel beta-helix repeat-containing protein; its protein translation is MDIRSILRDVSFRIYSIIDSVFSAENLPVREDDPRVLHDNYLPVSRNQILRDAFSVSSSEKEWQKQSPWLFSPWGLLSIAGCGGDDLNDGYGGSDSGDVPPDGGMKDPSQIDADGDGFYADIDCDDFNSKIIPLKNNDTVTVRQSVKICPGSYEKAKLFIGANTDSLPIEILAEGVSLNNATIGNSVLFDNVSNATLVGLNVFSSGSAIVRINGGEKNTVKNMVIGGEYGEGLVIDNSRYSKVLSTRFYGLYHDDGYISIRNGSDNSVENSTFEGTGLNHGVVISSSSNNHIRNNVMTGAFIYLSPTSGKNEVYRNTIKQVSEGSGVKVFGDENSITENISQNNPIGIFLDGNACGNTVKFNDVRFNSLYGIDGHDVCPNVISDNQE
- a CDS encoding ferredoxin family protein, which codes for MTYVVTEHCVKCKYTDCAVVCPVEAFHEGPEMLYINPATCIDCNLCVAECPVEAIYAESEVPKKYQAWIEVNAKECEKYPTIAEKKPALPGALTLEQWKEIDAKREAGG